Part of the Halopenitus persicus genome is shown below.
GCCCGTGGGTTTTTGCGCCGGGCCGCCGAGGGTCGCGTATGGCCGCCGACGGAGGGACCGACGAGGAGAGCTCGGATGCCGACCGGGATGGAGCAGGTGGCACCCCGGATGGAGCAGGTGGCACCCCGGATGGAGCAGGTGGCACCCGGAATGTCCCCGACGACGTCCGAAATGGACCGAACGACGACGAGGAGCATCCGGATATCGAGGACCTGCTCGACAGGCTCGACGATCTCTCGGACACCGTCGACGAGCCCCACGAGCGGCGGGAGGTCGAACGGACCATCTCGTTGGTTCGGCGGATGCCGGGCAGCACCGCCTTCACCGAGCACATTTATAAATACACGTCGCGGGACATGGCCGAGGCGCTCGTGGGGAGCGTCATCTTCGCGCTCCCGTTTCTCGTCGAGGACGGGGTCTTCGTCATCGCTCGGTGGTTCACGGCGGTCCGGGTCGGACCGATTCCGGTGGTTTTCCTCGCGCACGTCCTGTTCGTCCTCGGGCTGACCGGCGGACTGCTGTACTACGCCGACATCCGAGAGGTGCGAGTCACGCGGCCGGTGTTCGGGCTCGTTCCGCGTCGCTATCTCGGCGTCCTGCTCGTCTCCTTCGGGGGGTCGTTCGGCATGTTGGCCCTGTGGGGCCGGCTCGCGCTCGAGGACCCGACCCGGCTCGAGGCGTTCGCGCGGGTGTGCGTCGTCTGGGCGCCCGCCGCGCTGGGGGCGGCGCTCGGCGACATTCTGCCGGGCGAGAGCAAGGGCGAGGACATCAGCGAGCTGTTCGACGACGATTGACGCGACCGACGGGTCGCGACCGGCGGTGTCCCGGGTTACTCGTCGCGGTCGGAGGTGAGTCCGGGGTTCGTCACGGCACCGAGGGACGCGGAGGCGAAGTCGCGGTGGTACTTCGCGAGGACGCCGCCGGAGTAGGGCGGCTCCGGCGGTTCCCACTCCTCGCGGCGGCGGTCGAGCTCGTCGACGGAGAGGTCGACCGAGAGCTCACGCTCGGGGATGTCGACGGTCACCTCGTCGCCGTCCTCGATGAGGCCGATCGGGCCGCCCTGTGCCGCTTCGGGGGCGACGTGTCCGATCATCGGGCCGCGGGTGCCGCCCGAGAAGCGGCCGTCGGTCAGCAGCGCGACGTCGTCCTCGTGGCCCGCGCCGACCACGGCCGCGGTCACGCCGAGCATCTCGCGCATCCCGGGACCGCCGGTGGGGCCCTCGTTGCGGATGACGATGACGTCGCCGGAGTCGATCTCGCCGGTCTGGACGTACTCCATCGCGTCCTCCTCGGTCTCGAAGATCCGGGCGGGGCCCTGGTGGTAGAACTCGTCCTGGCCGGTCGCCTTCAGGACCGCACCCTCCGGCGCGAGGTTCCCCTGCAGGATCTTGATGGCGCCCTCGGGCTGTTTGGGCTCGTCGACGGTGTAGAGGAAGTCGGCGTCGATCGCGTCGTCGTCGGGGAGGTCGAGCCGGTCGAGCTCCTCCGCGATCGTCCGGCCCGTGACCGTCAGCTGGTCGCCGTGGAACAGGCCCGCCTCGAGCAGCCGGCGGATCACGACCGGCACGCCGCCGATCTCGTGGAGGTCGTTCATCACGCTCTGCCCGCCGGGCTGCATGTCCGCGATCTTCGGGGTGCGCCGGGAGATCTCGTCGAAGTCCTCGATGTCGAGGTCGACGCCGGCCTCGGCGGCCAGCGCGAGCAGGTGAAGCACGCCGTTCGTCGAGCCGCCGATCGCCGTCTGGAGCGCGATGGCGTTCTCGAAGGACTTCCGGGTCAGGATGTCCGAGGGTCGGCGGTCGTTCTCGATGCAGTCGAGAGCCAGATCGCCCGCGCGCTCGGCGACCGCGTAGCGCTCCTCGTCCTCGGCGGGCGCGGAGGCGGACCCAAGCGGCGCCAGTCCCAGCGCCTCCGAGAGGGAGGCCATCGTGTTGGCCGTGAACATCCCGCCGCAGGATCCCGCGCCCGGGCAGGCGTTCCGCTCCAGATCGTCGAGCTCGTCGGCGTCCATGTCGCCCTGCGCGTACGCGCCCACGCCCTCGAAGACCTGGACGATCGTGACGTCGCGACCGTCGTGCTGGCCGGGCATGATCGAGCCGCCGTACAGGAACACGGAGGGCAGATCGGTCCGGATCGCGGCCATCATCATCCCGGGGAGGTTCTTGTCGCAGCCGGCGACGGTCACCAGTCCGTCCATCCGCTCGCCGAAGGAGACGAGCTCGACCGAGTCCGCGATGATCTCACGGGAGATGAGGGAGGCCTTCATCCCCTCGGTCCCCATCGAGATGGCGTCGGAGATGGTGATCGTGCCGAACTCGATCGGCATCCCGCCGGTTGCGCCGATCCCGTCGACCGCCGCGTCGGCGACGTCGTCGAGGTGGACGTTACACGGCGTGATGTCCGCCGCGGGGTTTGCAACCCCCACGAGCGGGGAGGAGAGGTCGGTATCGTCGAAGCCCATCGCCCGGAACATCGACCGGTGGGGCGCCTTGTCGGCCCCCTCGGTCACGTCCCGGCTTCGGAGGTCCTCGTCCTTGCGTCCCGCGAACCGGTCGGCGTCGTCGCGGCGCTGCGTGTCGGCCTCGGCGGAGGACGGGTCCTCCCCCTGCTGTTGGCTCATACAATGAATCTAGCGGGGGGACGGGTTAAACCCTTGACGACGAACGCGTTCCCGTCGGGGTGAAGCGAAGGGGATCGGGGGGAGTAAAGCGAAGGGGATCGGGGGAAGTAAAGCGAAGGGGATCGGGGGGAGTAAAGCGAAGGGGATCGGGGAGGGGTCGATCGGACGCGCTAGGCGAACGCCCGCAGAACGCCCTGTCCGTCCGTGCTCGCGGCGACGTCCGGAAGGGTTGCACGCTCGGGATGGGGCATCAACACGGCGGTCGTCTCGCGATCGCCGAGGATCCCGGCGACGTTTCCGGTCGACCCGTTGGGGTTGGCGGCATCGGTGACGGCTCCGTCCGCGTCACAGTATCGGAAGAGGATCCGGTCGTCCGCCGCGAGGGCCTCGTGGGCGTCCGCGTCGATCTCGAAGCGCCCCTCGCCGTGGGCGATGGGAACCCGGATCACGTCGCCCTCCTCGTAGGCGGCGGTCCAGGGCGTGTCCGCGCGCTCGACGCGGAGGTGGACGGGCTCACACTGGAAGCGCGCGCTCTCGTTGGTGGTGAACGCACCCGCGACGAGCCCCGACTCCGCGCCGATCTGGGCGCCGTTGCAGACGCCGAGCACCGGC
Proteins encoded:
- a CDS encoding DUF2391 domain-containing protein encodes the protein MAADGGTDEESSDADRDGAGGTPDGAGGTPDGAGGTRNVPDDVRNGPNDDEEHPDIEDLLDRLDDLSDTVDEPHERREVERTISLVRRMPGSTAFTEHIYKYTSRDMAEALVGSVIFALPFLVEDGVFVIARWFTAVRVGPIPVVFLAHVLFVLGLTGGLLYYADIREVRVTRPVFGLVPRRYLGVLLVSFGGSFGMLALWGRLALEDPTRLEAFARVCVVWAPAALGAALGDILPGESKGEDISELFDDD
- the ilvD gene encoding dihydroxy-acid dehydratase; translation: MSQQQGEDPSSAEADTQRRDDADRFAGRKDEDLRSRDVTEGADKAPHRSMFRAMGFDDTDLSSPLVGVANPAADITPCNVHLDDVADAAVDGIGATGGMPIEFGTITISDAISMGTEGMKASLISREIIADSVELVSFGERMDGLVTVAGCDKNLPGMMMAAIRTDLPSVFLYGGSIMPGQHDGRDVTIVQVFEGVGAYAQGDMDADELDDLERNACPGAGSCGGMFTANTMASLSEALGLAPLGSASAPAEDEERYAVAERAGDLALDCIENDRRPSDILTRKSFENAIALQTAIGGSTNGVLHLLALAAEAGVDLDIEDFDEISRRTPKIADMQPGGQSVMNDLHEIGGVPVVIRRLLEAGLFHGDQLTVTGRTIAEELDRLDLPDDDAIDADFLYTVDEPKQPEGAIKILQGNLAPEGAVLKATGQDEFYHQGPARIFETEEDAMEYVQTGEIDSGDVIVIRNEGPTGGPGMREMLGVTAAVVGAGHEDDVALLTDGRFSGGTRGPMIGHVAPEAAQGGPIGLIEDGDEVTVDIPERELSVDLSVDELDRRREEWEPPEPPYSGGVLAKYHRDFASASLGAVTNPGLTSDRDE
- the purQ gene encoding phosphoribosylformylglycinamidine synthase I; protein product: MTVTVLQFGGSNCDRDAVRALEHLGIDAERRWHADGLPAETDGIVIPGGFSYGDYLRAGAMAARAPVMEAVREAAADGTPVLGVCNGAQIGAESGLVAGAFTTNESARFQCEPVHLRVERADTPWTAAYEEGDVIRVPIAHGEGRFEIDADAHEALAADDRILFRYCDADGAVTDAANPNGSTGNVAGILGDRETTAVLMPHPERATLPDVAASTDGQGVLRAFA